A DNA window from Arachis hypogaea cultivar Tifrunner chromosome 18, arahy.Tifrunner.gnm2.J5K5, whole genome shotgun sequence contains the following coding sequences:
- the LOC112769757 gene encoding uncharacterized protein — MTWELYVDGSSNKIGSGASIILVNEEGTQIEFFLKFEFPASNNHAKYEALIAGLKLAKEVGATKVVVFSDSQIVTSQINGEYQAKDPNMKRYLEKTLEYLQQFSDTKVRHITRKLNSRADALSKLASTKLGGNNRSLI, encoded by the coding sequence ATGActtgggaactctatgtagatgggtCCTCCAATAAGATCGGAAGTGGAGCGAGCATAATACTGGTCAATGAAGAAGGAActcaaatagaattttttttgaaatttgagttcCCCGCCTCCAACAACCACGCCAAGTATGAAGCCCTGATCGCAGGACTTAAACTCGCCAAAGAAGTGGGGGCGACCAAAGTAGTAGTCTTCAGTGACTCCCAGATAGTAACCTCACAAATCAATGGAGAGTACCAAGCAAAGGACCCTAATATGAAGAGATACTTAGAGAAAACGCTTGAATATCTTCAACAATTTAGTGACACCAAGGTCCGACATATAACTCGGAAACTTAATAGTCGAGCAGATGCCCTTTCTAAATTGGCAAGTACCAAGCTTGGGggaaataacagaagcctgatatAG